The Acidobacteriota bacterium sequence AAGATGTAACGATTCCGATGTGAAGATATCGGATGTAAAGATGTGAAGATGTTGTGAGGTATCGCCCATGGCCTTGTCCGATTTCATCCGCAGCCAGTTCATCGACATCATCGAGTGGACCGACGACTCGCGTGACACGCTCTCGTACCGCTTTCCCGACGAGGACAAGGAGATCAAGCGAGGCGCGCAGCTGATTGTTCGCGAGTCGCAGAACGTGCAGTTCGTCTACCTCGGGGAGTTCGGCGATCTCTTCGGGCCTGGCAAACACACGCTCACCACCGACAACATTCCCGTACTGTCGCGCCTAAAAGGGTGGAAATACGGGTTCGAGTCCCCGTTCAAGGCCGACGTCTACTACGTCACGGTCCGGCCGTTCACGGGCAACAAATGGGGTACGTCGAATCCGATCATGGTGCGCGACCAGGACTTCGGCATTGTCCGCGTCCGGGCGTTCGGGACCTACGACTTCCGCATCGTGCAGCCGGCCAGGTTCTTGAAGGAGGTCGCGGGCACCGACCATCATTTTCGTCTGGATGAGTTTGCTGACGTCATGCGATCACGACTGGTGAGCGTCTTCAGTGAGGCGATGGCTGAGGCCAAGGTGCCTGTGCTCGACATCGCCACGCGCTACAGCGAACTGGGCGAGGCGCTCCTGCCGCTGATCAATCCGATTCTGGTCGGTAAGTATGGGATCGAGATGTCGGCCTTCGTCATCGAGAACGTTTCAGTCCCGCCCGAGGTCGAGGCGGCCATCGACAAGCGGTCGAGCATGGCGGCGGTGGGCAACCTCAATGACTACGTGAAATTCCAGATGGCGCAGGGCCTGGAGAAGGGCGGGTCGGGCGCCGGCGGCATGGGCGCGGAGATGGCCGTGGGCTTCGCGATCGCGAAAGAGATGATGAACCAGGCCGGCGGCCTCGGCGCGCAGACGACGCCTGCGGCGGGTGCGGCGCCGGCTGCGGCTGCTGGGATTCCGGAAACGCTGGGGCCCGCAGATGCCGCGAAGGCGCTGGGCGTGTCCGAAGCCGATGTCATCGCAAGCCTCGAAGC is a genomic window containing:
- a CDS encoding SPFH domain-containing protein — encoded protein: MALSDFIRSQFIDIIEWTDDSRDTLSYRFPDEDKEIKRGAQLIVRESQNVQFVYLGEFGDLFGPGKHTLTTDNIPVLSRLKGWKYGFESPFKADVYYVTVRPFTGNKWGTSNPIMVRDQDFGIVRVRAFGTYDFRIVQPARFLKEVAGTDHHFRLDEFADVMRSRLVSVFSEAMAEAKVPVLDIATRYSELGEALLPLINPILVGKYGIEMSAFVIENVSVPPEVEAAIDKRSSMAAVGNLNDYVKFQMAQGLEKGGSGAGGMGAEMAVGFAIAKEMMNQAGGLGAQTTPAAGAAPAAAAGIPETLGPADAAKALGVSEADVIASLEAGDIKGKKIGSQWRITRGALAEFLK